The genomic region TTTCGCTGGCGTCGCCTCTCGACAGGCCAGCGGACCTGGCTCACCCTCGCCCGGCTTAAGTGGACTTGGCGGCGATATGGCTCGATCCGGTGGTGGATCGCGCTTTGTCAACACGGCCGTCACGATCCCTTCTGCCGCTGCTAACCTCAAGAATCAAACCAtggctgccgctgctgccgctggcGCCGGGGCTagtgctggtgctggtgctggtgctggtgcagctggAAGCGCTGCTTTTCCTGGCTTCAACCTCGGCGCCTTTTCGGGTGCTTCGACCGGTAGCGAGAGTCCCAACCGGTTTGGAACCTACTCTCCCAACAGCTTCGAtgccgctgctgtcgcCGACGCGCGACGTGCAAGCCGACCCTCATCCGGCTACTATGATGCGTTCAATCCCACTGCCGGTGCCAACGCACCAGGCTCGCTCTTCCCGCCCGACAAGTACTCGATGGGCATGGTGGGAGCCGACGAACACGCCAAGCTCGGTGGTCTCGGACCGCACGGCTCTGGCGGTGGCCCTACTGCGGCGCTCGTCAAACATGCCCGCGGTAAGGGCGAGCTGGATGCGACcacgcagctcgacgatctgcaGGGGGATATCTTTGCACTGTGCAAGGACCAGCACGGATGCCGCTTCCTGCAGAAGAAGCTTGAGGAGGGCAACCCAGCCCACCGCGACATGATTTTCTCCGAGACCTTTACCCACTTTGCCGAGCTCATGACCGATCCGTTTGGCAACTACTTGTGCCAAAAGATGCTCGAGTATTGCACCGACGAGCAGAGGAACCTGAttgttgagctcgtcgcgcCTGAGCTCGtcaccatctcgctcaacaTGCACGGCACGCGTGCTGTGCAAAAGATGATCGACTTTCTTTCGACCCCGCGTCAGATCCACTCGATCATTGTTGCGCTTTCAATGAACGTGGTGACGCTGATCAAGGATCTCAACGGTAACCACGTGGTGCAAAAGTGCCTCAACAGGCTCGGTGCTGAGGACAACCAGTTCATCTACAACGCCGTTGCTGCGCACTGTGTCGAGGTGGCCACCCATCGACACGGTTGCTGTGTGTTGCAGCGATGCATCGACCACGCCTCGGAGGCGCAACGCGTTCAGCTGGTGGCCGAGATCACGTACAATGCGCTAACATTGGTGCAGGATCCGTTTGGCAACTATGTGGTGCAGTACGTGCTCGATCTGAGCATCCCACGCTTCACGGATGCAGTGGTGCGCCAATTCGTTGGTAACGTCTGCCTGCTTTCGGTGCAAAAgttcagcagcaacgtgATCGAAAAGTGCATCCGCGTCTCGGAGCCGGGTGTGAGAAAGCAGCTgatcgaggagctgctCAATCGGACGCGCTTGGAGAAGCTTTTGCGTGATTCGTTTGCCAACTACGTGGTGCAGACCAGTCTGGACTACGCCGACCCGGTACAGCGGATGCGTCTGGTGGAGTGCATCCGACCGATCCTGCCCGTAATCCGGAACACGCCGTATGGCAAGCGTATCCAGAGCAAGCTACAGCGCGACAATCTGGACTTGGGCCCACCCAACGGTGTACCCTACTCGGtgctgcacgctgcgcaccagcaacagctgcaTGCCATGGCAGTCATGgctggcggtggtggagcgcGAGGCAATGCGGGGTACATGGGCATGAACGCCTACGGCCCTCCTCCGCCGGGCGGACCAATGACCGGACCTCCACCTGCGCACCACGCCATGCACCAGGCTATACACCATCTCGGTGCGCACCAGCCGCAACCACACGCGATGTACGGTGGAGCCGGAGCTAGGCACGCTGCTCCTGCGCCCAACCTGCCTCCTCCCAACTTTGGCCAGGCGGGCGGGTACGCAGGCGGGTTCACTGGCTCGCTGGCACCTCCGATGGGTATGCAGCAaggtggaggaggcggagggCGAGGTGGCggaggcggtggcggtgacggtggcggtggcggtggatATGCCAATAAAGCGGGcgtcgctggtgctggtgcaggtgcaggtgccAATGGTGGATTTGCAAGATACTGATTGGCGTTGCAGTTGCTCTCTACAGGTATGCTTCGGACGCACGAGCGGACATGATGATCTTAGTCTCGCTTTCCCGTTTTCTTTTACTTATTGTTCTGGCTGATTCGATCGATGCAAGTCCACACACAACACAAACCACATCTGTACAATTCGCACAATCACACAACACATCATAGCTTACGGTTGGCTCGCATGCCGTTGTTCTTTATATACTTTATTTTGCGAAGATGGTTCGGATATGTTGGAGCGCCTGTTGGTAGTTCAGATAAGATGAGGTCAGTGTGATTCAGTAGAAGAATACCTTTCAAAGCCGATTGGTAGTCTAGACACGCTTTTGGTATAGCGGTCAAGCATCAAGTGGTTCTATGGTGTTTAGTGTGTCGGcgcgaatcatgaatgaaAAAAGAAGGGGAAAAAAGGCAAGAAAATAGAAAGTTCGGAGGAACTGGTGCTGATTTGGTGGATGACGCGACCCTGGTGCCTTGCTCCGGGCTCTGGCGGAATATTCGAGTAAgatcgtgattcacgattactCATAGGGGAACATCTCACGTGCATTTCGATACTGTTAACTTCTTAGCACTCTTATGTCTAAAGAAATGAGAGGATACATTCGGGTAAGGAGGATACGGCCACTCAAACAAGTTTATAGAGCGCCTGCATGCGCCGGCAGGCGCGCCTCGAGTGAGCTAGAAAATCCAGCAGCTCATGGTGAATGCGATATCATATATAATCGTGAGTATTGATAAAATCCgcacaggcacgagggtCACGTCAtccaactcgtgacttcgGCTACAGAAAATCCCCTTGAAGCGTTTACTCGAAGGTTCGCGTACTTTTCCATATCCGCAACAAAAACGCCCCTGTGGTCCGTGTGAAACTATAAAAgtgtcgttgtcgttggGGGCCGCATCCCTTTACCCCGGAAAACGACAATCCTTTCGCATCTACATACCTAAGAGTGCTAAAAATCCAACAGTTTATGAGCCACAGACTGGCGCTCACTCTCTAGACGATCAATCTAATCACCGCAATTCGAAGCCACTTGACGATGGAGTACGAACCGGTCAACGAAGTCAAAGTCCCTATGTTGCGCGGTAGCGACGACTACTTCGAGTGGGCTGACCGAATGCGGTTCGCCATGCTGGCAAAGCCGGAGCTCTGGTGGGTCGTCACGGGCGAGTTTCGTCGCCCCGAGATGCGCAACGACGAGGTGACCAAGACTCGTAGCAGCTCCGCCGACGACAAGCTTGCCAGACAGCTTAAGCATTGGGAGCAACGAAACGGTCAGGCATTGTCATTGCACGCAGCATTGCACCCTACTTGTGGCATCTGATTCGGAACGAAACTGGAGCGCGCCAAGCCTGGTTGGCGCTTGAGAACCACTTCAAGCCATGCTTGCCTCAGCTAGTTCTACGTCTACAGACTGCGTGGAGGGACCTACGCCAAAAGCCTGGCACCGACAGCTTCACCAAGttcgtcgacgacatcCAGGATTTGGCCGCAAAactcgacgtcgtcggTCAGAGAGtcaccgagatcgacaaAGCGGAGGCGCTTGTCAAAGGCATCCGGCCTGACATGACCAGTATGGCCTACTCAGTCAAGTGGAAACTGGAAGACGCCTACGAAGACGAGAGGCGTGCGCACCAGAATCATGTCAGGCACCGCTACATTTTCGACGACGCCGTACGTATTTTGCGCGTTGAGGATGCCAAGTTGCCCCCTTTCGTTAACAAGGCGGACAAGTCGGACAAGCCTGCAGGATCGGCAGTATCTGCCCGAGGAACGGGACACAAACGTGGCGCGCGAGGTAGCGGATCAAACGCTAACAATGGCCCCAAGGCGCCCATTGAGTGCTACGTCTGCGCCAAGAATCATCCTGCTTTCAGGTGCCCCGACCGCAAGGCAAGGTCCACGTAGCGCGGAACTGCATAGGCTGCACGTGCTCCCAGAGTTCAACGCATCCCGGATAGTTGGATCATGGCCAGTGGCGCCACGCACCACATGACAGGAAGAATCGAAGCTTTCCACAGCATCAGACCATCTGACATCCAAGTCGAGATTTGTGACGGTAGTTTCCTTCGAGTCCATGGTCAGGGTAAAGTTTGGCTCAAGGCTGACCTCGATGGTCGAGAGTCACGCACTCTGTGCCTCAAGGATGTGTActacattcgtgattcctgCACTCAAGATGAACCTATTCTCGCTTGACAGACTTCAAGAGCATAAGCACGTTGTGCACCTGGACAACAGCGGTTCCAGAGTCACAACCAGGTTAGGCGAGTTGCTGTGCAAGGGCACTCGCCCTCACTGTGCCCACTTACTTGGACGCGAAGCAAGTGCATTGTCGAGTCCGCGACACTGCCGTCGTTTGGAGTCTTGTGAGTTGCAATGTGCGCAGCCTGCGACAGTGGCCTCGATACAGCTGCACCGTGTACAGCTCGTGAGCCAGACGAGTCAGCCAAAGTGCTCCCCCAGGTGCCGCACACGACTGCGGCTCGGATATCGATGCCAACAGCCAAGTCGCAAACAGTGGCGGTAGCGGAGTTGACGCACACAATGCGGCGTATTCAACACTCTACCAACGTAAGCATCCAAGAAACGGCCGATCCGAGTTCAGGTGTCTACAGCTGCTGGAAGACGTCGAGGAGATCTTGAATGCTCGTCCACATTCGCCAACGTGCACAATCGCACACGACGGTCCATTCGGACCAACTCAAACACATGGCCGAATCACTTGTACCTGTTCATACACACTACCATGACGCAAATGCTCAGTGCAGATTGAATCGCATCTTTTAGGCTACACCTTCTGCAGATCAACATGTTTGATTCGCGTCCCAAGTATCCGCGCGAGCCGGAGGATGACCATCACCAAACTTTGCCAGTTGAGGGCACAacaagagcaagatgcgCAGACGGCTGAAC from Mycosarcoma maydis chromosome 9, whole genome shotgun sequence harbors:
- a CDS encoding uncharacterized protein (related to PUF4 - member of the PUF protein family), coding for MPRKEQATSVLDASLTTAVESNPDSISLSESTPSILPASGPETAATSSSQSPVHYPADADEAKLDADHASEADIQARIEKKRLEHEKQRAMHQKAFEQQMALLEKKQREEEQNLLSQRSSSNAGAAASAPTTPPNEALTPDPKSAVAPNLNNAKPLSHLYQSTPSSRRPSADAQCSPDQLASAVGAMSITAKPAVDAAAKDKGENFTPVFSEQFLFDDELDNEDSAFVKKYNLKANDDQFPILVQRNAEARNASRGADWPSFGGSNANTSGAADASADATGDTTSSSLRGSIKSKSPPPAPATPSMAASFGTSAGRQPSAFPLPSPSPHLSQTGRSSPAINATTFAGVASRQASGPGSPSPGLSGLGGDMARSGGGSRFVNTAVTIPSAAANLKNQTMAAAAAAGAGASAGAGAGAGAAGSAAFPGFNLGAFSGASTGSESPNRFGTYSPNSFDAAAVADARRASRPSSGYYDAFNPTAGANAPGSLFPPDKYSMGMVGADEHAKLGGLGPHGSGGGPTAALVKHARGKGELDATTQLDDLQGDIFALCKDQHGCRFLQKKLEEGNPAHRDMIFSETFTHFAELMTDPFGNYLCQKMLEYCTDEQRNLIVELVAPELVTISLNMHGTRAVQKMIDFLSTPRQIHSIIVALSMNVVTLIKDLNGNHVVQKCLNRLGAEDNQFIYNAVAAHCVEVATHRHGCCVLQRCIDHASEAQRVQLVAEITYNALTLVQDPFGNYVVQYVLDLSIPRFTDAVVRQFVGNVCLLSVQKFSSNVIEKCIRVSEPGVRKQLIEELLNRTRLEKLLRDSFANYVVQTSLDYADPVQRMRLVECIRPILPVIRNTPYGKRIQSKLQRDNLDLGPPNGVPYSVLHAAHQQQLHAMAVMAGGGGARGNAGYMGMNAYGPPPPGGPMTGPPPAHHAMHQAIHHLGAHQPQPHAMYGGAGARHAAPAPNLPPPNFGQAGGYAGGFTGSLAPPMGMQQGGGGGGRGGGGGGGDGGGGGGYANKAGVAGAGAGAGANGGFARY